A portion of the Tindallia magadiensis genome contains these proteins:
- a CDS encoding response regulator transcription factor, whose protein sequence is MGIIKMMIVDDDALIRDSLQLILDMEDDFQVIGTATNGQEALVLCEKNLPDIVLMDVRMPVMDGVLGTRYLREKFPGVKVVILTTFKEENYIKEALKHGASGYILKSQPADSIVETLRSVAKGSMVLEAEVANSLTSFIDDRQKVDPKDFQLTVREMAVLELVGTGFSNREIARQLHLSEGTVRNNVSALLDKLSLRDRTQLAIFFLKHF, encoded by the coding sequence ATGGGAATAATAAAGATGATGATTGTTGATGATGATGCACTTATTCGTGACAGCCTACAATTGATTCTGGATATGGAAGATGATTTTCAGGTTATTGGAACCGCTACCAATGGACAGGAAGCGTTAGTATTATGTGAAAAAAATTTACCGGACATTGTTTTGATGGATGTTCGAATGCCTGTGATGGATGGTGTGCTGGGAACTCGCTATCTTCGTGAGAAGTTTCCAGGGGTGAAAGTAGTGATTTTAACTACCTTTAAAGAAGAAAACTATATAAAAGAAGCTTTGAAACATGGAGCGTCAGGGTATATATTGAAAAGCCAGCCGGCTGATAGTATTGTAGAGACACTTCGTTCTGTGGCTAAAGGCAGCATGGTTCTGGAAGCGGAAGTGGCAAACAGCTTAACGTCTTTTATTGACGACCGTCAAAAGGTAGATCCGAAAGATTTTCAGTTAACAGTTCGAGAAATGGCGGTATTGGAGTTAGTAGGAACAGGTTTTTCTAATAGGGAAATTGCTAGGCAGCTTCATCTCAGTGAAGGAACGGTCAGAAACAATGTTTCAGCACTGCTGGACAAATTATCCTTACGAGATCGTACCCAATTAGCGATATTTTTCTTAAAACATTTTTGA
- a CDS encoding ABC transporter ATP-binding protein: MLLEMDQLVKRYHHDIVVDHLSLKIREGEIMGLLGPNGAGKTTTINMITGLTKLDHGNIKIFGQDLGKNEKTIKSDIGLVPQDIALFDDLKAWENIAFFAGLYGLKGAILRERVQWALEFVGLDNHQKQFPKKFSGGMKRRLNIACAIVHQPKLIIMDEPTVGIDPQSRNHILESVRRLNREGSTILYTSHYMEEVDAICSKIAIMDQGRIIAQGTSDELKKMISSEDRILLRVSDTSYSMTEELKKLHGVIDCYAKEKEITILAKKDSGLVGQISQIVSHLGAEIYSLNIEQVTLESVFLTLTGKTLRDSE; the protein is encoded by the coding sequence ATGTTGCTGGAAATGGATCAGTTAGTCAAACGGTATCATCATGATATTGTTGTTGATCACCTTTCTCTAAAAATTCGTGAAGGTGAAATAATGGGACTGCTTGGACCAAATGGTGCTGGGAAGACAACGACCATTAACATGATCACCGGCCTTACAAAATTAGATCATGGAAACATTAAGATATTTGGACAGGATCTTGGAAAAAATGAAAAAACAATTAAGTCGGATATCGGATTAGTGCCACAGGACATCGCTTTGTTTGACGATTTAAAGGCTTGGGAAAACATCGCTTTCTTTGCGGGTCTTTATGGGCTTAAGGGAGCCATACTAAGGGAAAGAGTTCAGTGGGCGTTAGAATTTGTAGGGCTTGATAATCATCAAAAACAATTTCCCAAAAAGTTTTCGGGTGGCATGAAGCGACGTTTGAATATTGCTTGTGCCATTGTGCATCAACCTAAGCTTATTATTATGGATGAACCAACGGTAGGGATCGATCCACAGTCTCGTAATCATATTCTGGAATCCGTTCGTAGATTGAATCGAGAAGGCTCCACCATTTTGTATACATCCCATTACATGGAGGAAGTAGACGCAATCTGTTCAAAAATAGCTATTATGGATCAAGGCAGAATTATTGCACAGGGAACATCAGATGAATTGAAAAAAATGATCTCATCTGAAGATCGGATTCTACTGAGGGTTTCGGATACCAGCTATTCCATGACGGAAGAACTTAAGAAACTGCATGGGGTCATTGACTGCTATGCAAAGGAAAAAGAGATCACTATTCTGGCTAAAAAGGATAGTGGGCTGGTGGGACAAATAAGTCAGATTGTTAGTCATTTAGGTGCTGAAATATACTCTTTAAATATAGAACAAGTCACTTTGGAAAGTGTTTTCTTAACCTTGACCGGTAAAACCCTTCGGGATTCGGAGTAA
- a CDS encoding ABC transporter permease yields the protein MTILKNCFKRMFRSKLSLLLILVLPPLMISLLFGVAISETSAIHVGFVDQDQSLLTKQLKEFIGNNAAITMLQEEEINQVLSEGKVSLVLKSEKGFTEELISGKDPVLYSYKIQESDSVISVQLVADAYIRAAKNLAIVVEGNSNKFYEGLRLYQEGPLDLEIIQSNGVDSGTNEKTIFSMGILGMNMLFLSVYSSIYLLNDRENKTFYRVQISPLQQWNYMLQNILGFLVIMLIQMSSVFFISSFVLDLYLGVNVPALFIVMSVFAVVCVAFGVAVGSLSKNKRQAGATASMVITPMAMIGGMLWPREIMPEILQHVGLFLPTTWLMDAVAHVVINGRLLDVVWELSILLLFSITMFLLGNWRKTTQF from the coding sequence ATGACGATTTTGAAAAATTGCTTTAAGAGAATGTTTCGCAGCAAACTCAGCTTGCTGTTAATATTGGTTCTTCCTCCTCTTATGATTAGTCTGCTCTTTGGGGTAGCCATTAGTGAAACAAGTGCTATTCATGTGGGCTTTGTTGATCAGGATCAATCATTGCTAACGAAGCAGTTGAAAGAATTTATTGGAAATAATGCAGCAATAACGATGCTCCAGGAAGAAGAAATCAATCAAGTGCTGTCAGAAGGAAAGGTCAGTTTGGTACTGAAGTCGGAAAAAGGCTTTACGGAAGAATTGATTAGTGGAAAAGATCCTGTCTTATACAGTTATAAAATTCAGGAGTCGGACTCAGTTATTTCGGTACAGCTAGTAGCAGATGCCTATATTCGAGCAGCTAAAAATTTGGCAATAGTGGTCGAGGGGAATAGCAATAAGTTTTATGAAGGCTTGCGGCTTTATCAGGAAGGCCCCTTGGATCTGGAAATAATTCAAAGTAATGGCGTTGATTCTGGTACAAATGAAAAAACTATTTTTAGCATGGGAATTCTAGGCATGAATATGCTTTTTCTATCCGTATATTCATCCATATATCTTTTGAATGACAGAGAAAATAAAACATTTTACCGGGTACAAATATCACCGTTACAACAATGGAATTATATGCTACAGAATATTCTTGGGTTTTTAGTCATTATGTTGATTCAAATGAGTAGTGTGTTTTTTATTTCAAGTTTTGTGCTGGACTTGTATCTGGGTGTAAATGTACCAGCACTTTTTATAGTAATGTCTGTTTTTGCTGTTGTTTGCGTGGCTTTTGGTGTTGCGGTGGGTTCTTTATCTAAAAATAAGCGGCAGGCTGGTGCAACGGCTTCGATGGTAATTACGCCAATGGCCATGATAGGTGGAATGCTTTGGCCAAGAGAAATAATGCCGGAAATTCTACAGCATGTTGGTCTTTTCTTACCTACCACTTGGTTGATGGATGCTGTTGCTCATGTTGTTATCAATGGAAGGCTATTGGATGTAGTGTGGGAACTGTCGATTCTTTTGTTGTTTAGCATTACCATGTTCCTTCTGGGTAATTGGCGAAAAACAACTCAGTTTTAA
- a CDS encoding sensor histidine kinase: MAENRILDSKYMLKLIMVLWVFLSLIPGEFVSLIESAGFLLIIASYIFRTRFWDWNILICLEVVIVLVLAGHSSVYLALLSVTAYDLAVKELIPIVLLLMPIGIFFLSPNWLLGYTLLITMSVYLGLMKRKIEKNSTEYQKVYDQERKSRYLLEESQRKLCQSVDETARLTEIHERNRIAAEIHDNLGHALAGNLIQLQAADKLMEKDPQKSRELLQKTVQGLSNSLELLRKTVHNIRPKTVIGWAHFKKIIDDYQYCSVEFHHVGDIGLLTPRQVEILTSSIKEALTNTARHSDATQIKIEIEIREEIIRLFMRDNGSGCHHIHEGMGISGIRERIENAGGSFSVTPQNGFMMVGILPREGEEGEWE; the protein is encoded by the coding sequence ATGGCTGAAAACAGGATCCTTGACTCAAAATATATGCTTAAATTAATAATGGTTCTTTGGGTGTTCCTCAGCTTGATTCCTGGTGAGTTTGTTTCATTGATAGAATCAGCCGGTTTCTTGTTGATAATAGCTTCTTACATTTTTCGTACCAGATTTTGGGACTGGAATATATTGATATGCCTTGAAGTGGTCATCGTTCTTGTGCTGGCAGGACACAGTTCTGTTTACTTAGCGTTGCTAAGCGTGACCGCTTATGACCTGGCTGTGAAAGAATTAATACCAATTGTCTTGCTTCTTATGCCGATTGGTATTTTTTTTCTTTCTCCAAATTGGTTGTTAGGATATACGTTACTGATAACGATGAGTGTTTATTTGGGATTGATGAAGCGAAAAATTGAAAAAAACAGTACAGAGTATCAAAAAGTCTATGATCAGGAAAGAAAAAGCAGGTACTTGTTGGAAGAATCTCAACGCAAACTATGTCAGTCTGTCGATGAAACAGCCCGCCTAACGGAAATTCATGAACGGAATCGAATTGCAGCAGAAATACATGACAATCTTGGACATGCGTTAGCTGGAAATTTAATCCAGTTACAGGCGGCAGACAAACTAATGGAAAAAGATCCGCAAAAATCCAGAGAGTTGTTACAAAAAACCGTGCAAGGATTATCTAACTCATTGGAATTACTAAGAAAGACGGTGCATAATATTCGACCCAAAACGGTGATCGGATGGGCACACTTTAAGAAAATAATCGACGATTATCAATATTGCTCTGTAGAATTCCATCATGTGGGAGATATAGGATTACTCACTCCCCGGCAAGTAGAAATACTAACCTCCTCAATAAAAGAAGCACTGACAAATACGGCTCGTCACTCTGATGCTACACAAATAAAAATAGAGATAGAAATCCGAGAAGAAATCATTCGGTTGTTTATGAGAGACAATGGATCCGGCTGTCATCATATTCATGAAGGAATGGGAATCAGCGGTATTAGAGAACGCATTGAAAACGCCGGGGGAAGTTTTTCCGTTACTCCGCAGAACGGATTTATGATGGTAGGTATTTTGCCACGGGAAGGAGAAGAAGGAGAATGGGAATAA
- a CDS encoding DUF418 domain-containing protein, translating into MTNQQKPIINSINRKERMDILDILRGFAVFGILAVNIVGMAGPVWLPGYIAPIAPWYDEVATFLMNFLATGKFYVIFSFLFGLGFSVQMMRAEEKGINLRSFYPRRLTLLFILGMLHSIFFFYGDILRLYAVLGFLLMAFRKRRNRTLIIWAIIFLVINFVALGLVGGPLVDAGDVPDEMNIAEMAKEIHLEGSFLQVSFFQGVVSLFAFLSVVFVQGGTVMALFLLGLLVGRMNLLSKMKSYHGLIKKVFVWTLIFGISFNGAFIIFAEAPWISSFFWIIGAPILGAAYVMGLCLIRLRENGEKTLLPIANVGRMALTNYLMHSVIGSFIFNGYGIGMYDQVGAAGLWIITVTIYLLQILFSNWWLSQYHFGPMEWLWRTLTYKQRQPFRKKTTAEGAAV; encoded by the coding sequence ATAGAAAAGAACGTATGGATATTCTGGATATTTTGCGTGGATTTGCTGTTTTTGGCATTTTGGCCGTTAATATTGTAGGGATGGCTGGTCCGGTATGGCTTCCTGGATATATAGCGCCAATAGCGCCTTGGTATGATGAAGTGGCTACTTTTTTAATGAATTTTTTAGCTACAGGAAAGTTTTATGTGATTTTCTCTTTTTTATTTGGGCTTGGGTTTTCTGTTCAAATGATGAGGGCGGAGGAAAAAGGAATAAATCTTCGTTCGTTTTATCCTCGACGCCTCACCCTACTTTTTATATTGGGGATGCTTCATTCTATTTTCTTTTTCTATGGAGATATCTTAAGACTATATGCGGTACTGGGATTCCTTTTGATGGCGTTTCGAAAACGCCGTAATCGGACACTGATCATATGGGCCATTATCTTTTTGGTCATTAACTTTGTTGCGTTGGGTTTGGTAGGTGGACCGCTGGTAGATGCTGGGGACGTACCTGATGAAATGAATATTGCGGAAATGGCAAAAGAAATTCATCTTGAAGGATCCTTTTTGCAGGTATCTTTCTTTCAGGGAGTTGTATCTTTGTTTGCTTTTTTATCTGTTGTGTTTGTTCAGGGAGGAACGGTAATGGCTCTTTTTTTATTAGGGCTACTGGTCGGTCGAATGAACTTGCTTTCCAAAATGAAATCCTATCATGGGTTGATAAAAAAAGTATTTGTATGGACCTTGATCTTCGGTATATCTTTCAATGGAGCCTTTATTATTTTTGCGGAAGCTCCATGGATTTCCAGTTTCTTTTGGATTATCGGTGCTCCGATATTAGGAGCTGCCTATGTGATGGGTTTATGCTTAATCCGACTGCGTGAAAATGGTGAAAAAACCTTATTACCAATTGCTAATGTAGGACGCATGGCATTAACAAACTACTTAATGCATTCGGTGATAGGATCATTTATCTTTAATGGCTATGGAATAGGTATGTATGATCAAGTAGGAGCAGCAGGGCTATGGATCATTACGGTGACGATTTATCTATTGCAAATACTATTCAGTAATTGGTGGCTTTCTCAATATCATTTTGGTCCTATGGAATGGTTATGGCGTACCCTGACTTACAAACAACGTCAGCCTTTCCGAAAAAAAACCACTGCCGAAGGAGCGGCTGTATAG
- a CDS encoding ABC transporter permease produces MRLWTMFRYQLIQNIRDRTTYLEMILLPILLIFILGVSLDDAFQTPPVTDTKAVYLNEDQGAVGEGFEVFIKHLKKEKFIAVRAVSTFEEGINLVEEGKGHGFIHLPESILEKDAGRIGFYGSVRYPVKAAVVENVTKNFISGANTVLAMDALGMETSLAFQGSNLVEGSLNDWHVKPGAMDYYGVTMLVMFMMYGTNYAVFGMKEAYLSSTGHRIKTTPIGSTEHYLGLLLSNMTTIILQAVLIIGFTYYVYGINWGNNWLVLAGIILLTALMAVGIGTAVIMITRNETLSGNILMIMIPLMTFFSGGFFQTNIQQGSFIYKMQYMIPNHLAQNAIFNVIYDGDTERLLFVMIIMSLIILVTYIIALLSERRYW; encoded by the coding sequence ATGCGTCTATGGACCATGTTTCGTTATCAACTCATTCAAAATATACGGGATCGGACCACTTATTTGGAAATGATACTGCTGCCAATTCTCTTAATTTTTATACTTGGCGTGTCTCTGGACGATGCTTTTCAAACACCACCCGTCACAGACACAAAAGCTGTTTATCTGAATGAAGATCAGGGAGCTGTAGGAGAAGGGTTTGAAGTTTTTATAAAGCATTTGAAGAAAGAAAAATTTATCGCTGTCAGAGCTGTTTCTACCTTCGAAGAAGGAATAAATCTGGTAGAGGAAGGAAAAGGACATGGGTTTATTCATCTTCCTGAAAGCATACTTGAAAAAGACGCTGGAAGGATAGGTTTTTATGGCAGTGTCAGGTATCCTGTGAAAGCTGCTGTTGTGGAAAACGTAACTAAAAATTTTATTAGTGGTGCCAATACTGTTCTGGCAATGGACGCTTTAGGAATGGAAACAAGCTTGGCTTTTCAAGGAAGTAATCTTGTGGAAGGATCCTTGAATGATTGGCATGTCAAACCAGGTGCCATGGACTATTATGGGGTTACCATGTTAGTGATGTTTATGATGTATGGAACGAATTATGCAGTATTTGGAATGAAAGAAGCTTATCTCAGTTCAACTGGTCATAGAATTAAAACCACTCCTATCGGTTCAACAGAGCATTACCTAGGATTGCTTTTATCCAATATGACGACGATCATTCTTCAAGCGGTTCTTATTATTGGGTTTACTTATTATGTATATGGCATAAATTGGGGAAATAACTGGTTGGTACTGGCGGGAATTATTTTGTTGACAGCTTTAATGGCTGTTGGAATAGGGACAGCCGTTATTATGATTACACGAAACGAAACGCTATCAGGTAATATTCTAATGATCATGATTCCGCTGATGACTTTCTTTTCTGGCGGATTTTTTCAGACTAACATTCAACAGGGATCTTTTATATACAAAATGCAATACATGATACCTAATCACCTCGCACAAAATGCAATTTTTAATGTGATTTATGATGGTGACACAGAAAGACTGCTCTTTGTTATGATCATCATGAGCCTTATTATTCTTGTCACATATATAATTGCCCTCTTATCGGAACGGAGGTACTGGTGA